The segment CCTCGTTTTCTTGATAAGTGCTGGGGGCTACCTCATTCATTTTTTGTATGGCTGGTTGGATTTCCCCGTTTGCCAGTAAGGTTTTTATATATTGAATCACGTTCATGCCTGGGTTCATTTTTTCTGTTGCCAGTAAGCAATTTAAGTATTTTACTTAAAAAACAAACTGTTTGTACAGGCGAAAGTCAAGGCGTTATCATAACTTTTGCCAGTCTTTTGTTGTTATCAAAGCGTAACACTAAAACCTATGGCACCAAGTGAAAAATTCAGATTTGAAACGCATACTTGCTAAACTCATGTTAGTAGCTATATACTGTTGGGGTATTTGCCCAGTGGTTGCACAAAGCACAGTAAAAGTAAGTGGGTATGTAAAAGACGCCAGCACTGGCGAAGACCTCATAGGGGCAACAGTACAAATAGCTGGTACCACCCAAGGTGTAATCACCAACGCTTATGGTTTTTATAGCATAGACTTACCTCTTGATAGTATAAAACTTGTGTTTTCTTATGTAGGCTATACCTCAGTAATACGATCACTCCAACTGAGCCAAAGCCTGGTACTCAACATCAACTTGCCCCCCCAACAAAAACAACTCGACGAAATAGTAGTAAAGGCCAATGGCTTGCGCGAAAAACTCAACTCTACCCAAATGGGGGTAGAAAAACTCACTGCCCAGGAATTGAAAACTATTCCAGTTATTTTTGGCGAGCTCGACATCATCAAAGCTTTACAGCTCAAGCCGGGGGTATCTTCTGGGGGCGAAGCATCATCAGGTTTGTTTGTTCGGGGTGGGGGACCCGATCAAAACCTGGTGTTGCTCGATGAGGCACAAATTTATAATGCCGCTCATTTATTTGGTTTTTTTAGCATTTTTAACCCCGACGTGGTCAAAGCAGTAGACTTGTACAAGGGTGATTTTCCTGCACAATTTGGCGGCAGGTTATCATCGGTATTGGACGTGAAAATGAGAGACGGCAACAAGCGAAAGTTTTCGGCAGCGGGAGGTATTGGGCTTATCTCGTCTCGGCTCACTCTGGAGGGACCTATCCAAAAAGACAAATCCTCTTTTCTAATTGCCGGAAGGCGCACTTATTTCGATGTGTTTACTCGTGCCATCAACCGTGCGAATGAAGACAATGAAGACTTTAACCCCATTCCTGACTATTATTTTTATGACCTGAATGCCAAGGTAAATTATGAGTTAGGCAAAAAAGATCGCCTGTTTCTGAGTGGTTATTTAGGACGCGATGTGTTTGGTTTCAAAGACGATAACTTCGATTTTTCGTTTAAGTGGGGCAATACTGCAGCAGCTTTGCGCTGGAATCACGTGTTTAATTCGGGGCTATTTTCCAATACTACCTTGTCTTACACCACCTATGAGTATGAAATAGCCAATACCTTTGATATTTTCAACTTTAGCCTGGGGGCAAACATTCAGGACTATAGCGCCAAGGTAGACTTTGACTATTTGCCCAACAACCAACACGTCATCAGGTTTGGGGCGCACTATACCTACCACGACTTTACTTTGGGCAGGCTTCGGGCGGGCAGCTCTGACGGTTCTGTTGACTTTGGTAGCGAAACCCGTTTGAACGGAAACGAAGCAGCAATTTTTATTACCGATGATTACACCATCAACGATCATTGGCGGATCAATATGGGTTTAAGGTTGTCGGGTTTCGAGAACCAAGGGGAGACTTATGGAGGGTTTGAACCACGTTTCTCGGTACGTTATAAATTAAATCCTACTGTGTCGTTAAAGGCAAGTGCAGCACGTATGTACCAATATGTCCACTTGGTGTCTAATTCCGGGGCTTCGTTGCCAACCGATATATGGTACCCTTCTACCAAACTGGTCAATCCTCAACGCTCTGACCAAGTGGCGCTGGGGGGCAGTATTTTGTTGTTTGACGGCAAGCTACTCATAAGCAATGAAATGTATTACAAAGACATGGACAATCAACTGGACTTGAAAGACGGGGCGCAGATCTTTGCCAATCCCAACCTAGAGGATGAGTTTGTATTTGGGCGTGGCTGGAGCTATGGCAACGAGGTTTATATAGAGAAAAAAGAAGGGCGTACAACTGGTTGGATTGGTTATACACTCTCGTGGACTTACCGCAAATTTGGCGCAAGCAATGGTAATTTACCCATCAATGGGGGCGCTCCTTTTTTTCCACGGTATGACCGTCGCCACGATATCTCAGTTGTGATTAGCCATAAATTCAACGAACGGCTAACGTTTACTGTGGCTTGGGTATATTATACAGGCAATGCTATTTCGTTGCCACCTGGACGGTTTTTTCTGCAAGATGTAGTAGGCGGAAACCCCACAGTGGTGCCTCGTTTTCAACAACGCAACGATTTGCGCATGCCCAATTACCACAGGTTAGATTTGGGGTTGGTCTGGAAGTTTTTTCCGCGTTGGGGCGAGTCTGATTTGACTTTTAGCATTTATAATGCTTACAACCGCCTAAACCCTTATTTTATCTTTTTTGAAGAAATAAAAGACGCTAACACCAACCAAACCTTGGGTTTTCAGGCAAAACAAGTGTCTTTGTTTCCGGTGATCCCGTCTATTACCTACAATTTCAAATTTTAAGTATGTATGCTTAACATTCAAGATAATTGCCGTTTTTCTGCCTTTTTATGGGTACTCATGCTTACTCTTATGGGGCTGAGTGCCTGCGATAGTTTACAAAAAGACATCACCATTGACCTACCACCTTATGCTCCCGAAATAGTAGTAGAGTGTTATCTGGAGCATGGCAAACCTTATCGTTTGTTGCTGACCGAAAGCACCAATTATTTTGGGGCAGTAGAGTTGCCACCTTTACCTCAGGCAAAAGTATCTATTGTACATAATGGGGTAGAGGAGGTGTTGAAATTTGAGTCAGGGTTTGATGCCAACAGCCGTAAATTTTATAACTATGTAGGTAGTACTATAGTAGATTCTACTGCAGGGGGCGACTATGCGCTCAAGGTAGAAGATGTCCTCAAGGGGCGTTTGGTGACGGGTGTCACCAGTTTTTTGCCAGCTCCTCAACTAGATACCATCGAGGCTCGCTTTAGAGATAAAGATACCACTGCTTTTTTACTGACCAAGTTTCAGGACAATGACTCTGACAAACCCAACTATTACCGAATTATAATCAATAAAGATAGCTTAGGGGGAGAGCTTACCACCGAGTTTTCATTTGAAGGTCGGTTCAAAACAGGCAACCAGATCACTATAGGTACAGGTTATGACTTCAGAAGTGAAGATACTGTTTTTGTTGCTATATATCACATTAAGCGTGATTATTACGATTTTTTGGAAACCATAGAAGATGCACGTCAGGCAAATGGCAACCCCTTTGCCCAACCTGCAGTAGTAAAGTCGACCATTACCGGGGGGGTAGGGGTCTTTACTGCTTTGGCGTATGCCAGGCAACGGATAATCCTGAAAAAAGAGTGAGTTAATTTGTTTAGCAATAAAGTGTGGTATACTTAATTGTCCCTGGCTGAACCTTATCCATCAAGTGGTTAATTTTTTACAATACATTGGCCAATGCCTTTGCTATACTTGTATTATTAGTCAATAACAAATCAAAAACGATGATGGAACAAGGATTATTAGACAAAACAGGGAAGTCGTTGGAACACTGGATAGGAGTGCTTGAGCAAACAGGCATAGACAAGCACAAAGCGATGATGGATTACCTCAAGTCGGAACACGGCTTTACCCATGGTTTTGCCAACTTTGTGGCGCTCAAAGCCCGTAAAGCTGATGCAGGCTCTATGGAAGATACCGATTTGCTTGCTGCACAATACAAGGGCAAAGAAGCTTTGTTGCCTATTTATGAACAGTTGATTGAGGTGATAGAGACTTTGGGCAACGACATTACCCAAACTCCCAAAAAGGCAGGGGTAAGTATTATTCGCAAAAAGCAGTTTGCTTTGATAAAGCCCGCTACTAAAACCCGGATAGACCTGGGGCTCAAAATTAAAGATAAACCTATCGGCGAACGACTGCAAGGTTCTGGACCTTTTGGTACTATGTGTACCCATCGGGTAAAAATCATTGATATAAATGAGGTAGACGATGAGTTGATTGATTGGCTCAAAGAGGCGTATGAAAAGGCGGGATAGTTGATTTTATTCGGAGATTCCTTGTGTTGGGGTGATATCAAGATTCAGTAAACGTCTTGGATAGTAAAAAAGATGGATACATTTGAGCTAGAGTGGTCGGTGCAAAAACTGACCTACTCGAAAGCGTATGCTGAGGCAGGTCAAGCTGGCAAAAATAAGTTATGGTGTAATGAGCATGTAAAGTTTCGTCTCATCAAAAAGAAAGCACCCGACCAAACATTAGAATGTTTTATTTCAGAAGTAAAGTATCTAAAAAAAAATGTTGTAGAGGATATTCGCCTGAGGGTTCGGTTTGTCATTAATGGACGATACCTAGATAAAATGATTTGCTTTCAAGACAAGCAAGAGCAGTATTACCTGTTTTTGGAAGGGCACGTAAGTGTTCCCGAATTTGTAGCACATAATCAAGCCTATGACTGGGCAAATTTTTTTATAAAAAAGTTTTTAGGCAAACCTTTTTCGGTCAATGATATGTATTGGTTTGATAACTGCGACGAGGCGTGGGCGAAAAACCAATACCAAGAAGAGTTGGCAAGAGGAGTTCAACTCTATTGTTGCCCTATTTGTGGAGATAGGGATTGTGGTAATTTTGAAGTAAAAATACACCACCAAGGAAACAAGATTGTTTGGGATTGGAGTGCTTACCAAAGTTGGTGGAAGCTACCTTTAAACTTTTATTTTGACAAAAATTCTTATATAAAGGTTTTTGCGGAGTATAAAGCTTATATAGAACAACAAATAAAAATACAAAAGGCCAGTCGTTGAAAAGTATTCAATAACTGGCTTTTTATCTTAGGGAGTAATCAATGATTGATTACATATGCTTACTTACTTCTGCACCAAATTCTGAAGTTTTTAACAAGGTAGCACCTTCCATCAAACGCTCAAAATCGTAAGTTACTCGCTTGGCTCCAATGGCTCCGCTTAAACCTTTGTAGATCAAGTCGGCAGCTTCTTGCCAGCCTAAATGTTCAAGCATCATAGCACCTGACAAAATCACTGAACCAGGATTTACTTTGTCCAAACCAGCATATTTGGGAGCAGTACCATGGGTAGCTTCAAATATGGCACGTCCGGTTACATAGTTAATGTTGGCGCCTGGGGCAATACCAATACCTCCTACTATAGCCGCCAAAGCATCTGATACATAGTCACCGTTGAGGTTCATAGTAGCAATGACCGAATACTCGGCAGGGCGGGTAAGGATTTGCTGTAAGAAAGCGTCAGCAATTACATCTTTTACAATGATTTTACCAGCTGCTTCAGCGTCAGCTTGTGCTTTGTTGGCCGCGTCTTTACCGTCTTTTTCGGCAATGCGGTCATACTGAGCCCAGGTAAACACTTTGTCGCCATACTCGCGTTCGGCAAGCTCGTACCCCCAGTTTTTGAAAGCACCCTCAGTAAACTTCATGATGTTACCTTTGTGTACCAGCGTCAATGAAGGGCGTCCTTGCTTAATGGTGTATTCCAAGGCTGAGCGAACTAAACGTTCGGTACCTTCTTTAGAGATAGGTTTGATACCAAAAGAGGCTGTTTCAGGGAAACGGATTTTATCTACACCCATTTCCTTGATCAAAAAGTCTTTTACTTTTTGGGTACCTTCTTCTCCATGCATCCATTCTATGCCAGCATATACATCCTCTGTGTTTTCACGGAAAATGACCATGTTACAAAGTTCCGGACGTTTTACAGGCGAAGGTACTCCGTCGAACCAACGAACAGGACGTATACAAGCATACAAATCCAGTTTTTGACGCAGTGCCACGTTCAGCGAACGGATTCCACCACCTACTGGTGTAGTCAAAGGACCTTTGATTCCTACCAAATATTCGTTGAAAGCATCTAAAGTAGCTTGTGGTAGCCACTCGCCAGTTTGGTCAAATGCTTTTTGTCCGGCAAGTACTTCTTTCCAGGCAAGTTTTTTAGCGCCGCCATAAGCTTTTTCTACAGCATTGTCTAAAACTTTTTGAGAGGCTGACCAAATATCTGGACCAGTTCCGTCACCTTCGATGAAAGGAATTACAGGAGTGTTGGGAACGTTCAATTCCCCGTCTTGAATGGTTATTTTCTGTTCACTCATTGTCTACGGGATCTAAAATTTAATTTGTTCTTGTTTCGCACAAAAGTAACAACATTGTGCCAAAAATGGTTGCACAAATCAGAGATTTATTATAACCGGGAGGGGCATCAGACAGGCGATAAGAAGCACGGTGTTATATTTTAACAATATCCTGCTTTCAGATTGCAAGCAGGAGAGCAAAGTAACGCATTTACCCTCTAAATGACTCCCTTAGGTGAGCGTACACCCCTTGCAGTGGTCAAGTTTGCAAGTATTGCTCAAATGGTGTTTATACCTTTAGCCCCAGCAACAAAATGTCGTCGCGTTGTTCGGTATTTTTCATATGTTCACTAAGGGCTTGTTCCAGTATGTCTTTTTGGGCATTCATTGTATGCAAATGAATTTTGTAGATCAATTGTTGTAGGCGGTGGCTCCCAAACTTAGCCCTTTGCTCGTTGTTTTGGTCAGCAAAGCCATCAGAGCCGATATAAAACACAGTACCTTTGTCACACCACATAGAGTGAGACGCTATACTTCGGGTATTGTTTGATGAGAAACCGATAGACACATTGGCTCCCTTAATAATTCCCAAGGTTTTGCTGCCAGGTATTACATACCACAAAGGGCGTTTGGCACCTGCAAAGCATAGTTCTACCTGCCCGTTTTCCAGTTCTTCTGTTACTACAAATGCGGCATCCATGCCATTTTTGTCCCCACTTTTACTTTGCTTAAGTACTTTGGGCACCCTGGTTCTAAGCATTTCCAGTATTTGTGCTGGGTCAGACTCTTTTTTAGTGTTCACAATATCATTGAGTAAAGTAAAGCCAATCATACTCATAAATGCTCCTGGTACCCCATGCCCGGTACAGTCAATAGCGCCCACTACCTTTTTGTTATCAATGGTGCCCAACCAATAAAAGTCACCCGATACCACATCTTTAGGGTGGTAAACCACAAAATGTTCTTCAAAAGACCTGGCGATATGCTCTGTAGCAGGCAAAATCGCCTGTTGAATGGTGAGGGCAGCCCTTACACTTTGGGTGAGTTGGTGGTGTTGGATGTCAAGCAAACTCTTTTTTTCTTCAATATCATCACGTTGAGCAGTAATCTCTTCCTGGTTTTGCAACAACTCTTCGTTCATTGTAAGCAGTTCTTCACCTTGTTGGTGTAGCTCTTTTTTCTGCCTCTGCAAAGCCGATTTTTGGTCTTGCAACGCTCGTTTTTGTTGCATCAACAATCCATTGGCTCTTTTTTGCGCCTGACGGCTACGGTAAATCAAAAAAGCAAGAATCAACACCAACCCAAGCGCTGATAATGACACAATGCTCATATTGCGTCGGAAGCTACTCGTCAATTTTTCTTTTTCAAACTTTGCTTTGAGGGCAACTTGTTGAATCTTTAGAGAATCTTTTTCAAGTTGAAATTCGTGATTGGCTGCCAGGCGGGTAATTTTTTTAGTATTGGCGGCATTCAGCAAGCTATCGGTCATTTGCTTAAACACCACATGCGCTTCATAAGCTTTTTTGTAGTCACCTTTGGCCTTGTATACTTTGGCAAGGGTTTCGGCACCGTCTTGCAGTGTGGCTGGTTTGCCTATTTCTTTGGCCAATGTTACTCCCCGGTCCAGAAACTGAATGGCTTTTTCATATTTTTTCTGCTCCAGGTGTGTCTTGCCCAAAGCTACCAATACAGTAGAAGCCAACGATTTTTCGTTGAGTTTTAGGCACATAGCCAATGATTTGTTCAAATAGCCCAAGGCTTTTTCATAGTTTTTTTTTGCCAGGTATGCTTCTCCTATATTGTCATAACAATTGGCCAGCCTACGTTTGTCACCCTTTTTTTGCTCTATCTTTAGTGCCTTAAAGTAATACTTGAGAGCTTTATCGTATTGATGTTGTTTACTGTATACAAAACCTATATTGGTATAATTGGTCGCTATGAGCATTTTTTGCCCCAACTCTTCTTTTAGCCTGAGCGACTTTAGTTGGTATTCGATGGCTTTCTCATAATCGCCTTGCCGTACATATACCAGGCTAATGTTATTGTAACTAGC is part of the Microscilla marina ATCC 23134 genome and harbors:
- a CDS encoding TonB-dependent receptor — encoded protein: MKNSDLKRILAKLMLVAIYCWGICPVVAQSTVKVSGYVKDASTGEDLIGATVQIAGTTQGVITNAYGFYSIDLPLDSIKLVFSYVGYTSVIRSLQLSQSLVLNINLPPQQKQLDEIVVKANGLREKLNSTQMGVEKLTAQELKTIPVIFGELDIIKALQLKPGVSSGGEASSGLFVRGGGPDQNLVLLDEAQIYNAAHLFGFFSIFNPDVVKAVDLYKGDFPAQFGGRLSSVLDVKMRDGNKRKFSAAGGIGLISSRLTLEGPIQKDKSSFLIAGRRTYFDVFTRAINRANEDNEDFNPIPDYYFYDLNAKVNYELGKKDRLFLSGYLGRDVFGFKDDNFDFSFKWGNTAAALRWNHVFNSGLFSNTTLSYTTYEYEIANTFDIFNFSLGANIQDYSAKVDFDYLPNNQHVIRFGAHYTYHDFTLGRLRAGSSDGSVDFGSETRLNGNEAAIFITDDYTINDHWRINMGLRLSGFENQGETYGGFEPRFSVRYKLNPTVSLKASAARMYQYVHLVSNSGASLPTDIWYPSTKLVNPQRSDQVALGGSILLFDGKLLISNEMYYKDMDNQLDLKDGAQIFANPNLEDEFVFGRGWSYGNEVYIEKKEGRTTGWIGYTLSWTYRKFGASNGNLPINGGAPFFPRYDRRHDISVVISHKFNERLTFTVAWVYYTGNAISLPPGRFFLQDVVGGNPTVVPRFQQRNDLRMPNYHRLDLGLVWKFFPRWGESDLTFSIYNAYNRLNPYFIFFEEIKDANTNQTLGFQAKQVSLFPVIPSITYNFKF
- a CDS encoding DUF4249 domain-containing protein, which gives rise to MLNIQDNCRFSAFLWVLMLTLMGLSACDSLQKDITIDLPPYAPEIVVECYLEHGKPYRLLLTESTNYFGAVELPPLPQAKVSIVHNGVEEVLKFESGFDANSRKFYNYVGSTIVDSTAGGDYALKVEDVLKGRLVTGVTSFLPAPQLDTIEARFRDKDTTAFLLTKFQDNDSDKPNYYRIIINKDSLGGELTTEFSFEGRFKTGNQITIGTGYDFRSEDTVFVAIYHIKRDYYDFLETIEDARQANGNPFAQPAVVKSTITGGVGVFTALAYARQRIILKKE
- a CDS encoding DUF5655 domain-containing protein, which produces MMEQGLLDKTGKSLEHWIGVLEQTGIDKHKAMMDYLKSEHGFTHGFANFVALKARKADAGSMEDTDLLAAQYKGKEALLPIYEQLIEVIETLGNDITQTPKKAGVSIIRKKQFALIKPATKTRIDLGLKIKDKPIGERLQGSGPFGTMCTHRVKIIDINEVDDELIDWLKEAYEKAG
- the icd gene encoding NADP-dependent isocitrate dehydrogenase; translated protein: MSEQKITIQDGELNVPNTPVIPFIEGDGTGPDIWSASQKVLDNAVEKAYGGAKKLAWKEVLAGQKAFDQTGEWLPQATLDAFNEYLVGIKGPLTTPVGGGIRSLNVALRQKLDLYACIRPVRWFDGVPSPVKRPELCNMVIFRENTEDVYAGIEWMHGEEGTQKVKDFLIKEMGVDKIRFPETASFGIKPISKEGTERLVRSALEYTIKQGRPSLTLVHKGNIMKFTEGAFKNWGYELAEREYGDKVFTWAQYDRIAEKDGKDAANKAQADAEAAGKIIVKDVIADAFLQQILTRPAEYSVIATMNLNGDYVSDALAAIVGGIGIAPGANINYVTGRAIFEATHGTAPKYAGLDKVNPGSVILSGAMMLEHLGWQEAADLIYKGLSGAIGAKRVTYDFERLMEGATLLKTSEFGAEVSKHM
- a CDS encoding tetratricopeptide repeat protein, yielding MKIRIWFWVFLGCITGQAFAQKKARIDSLKQVLQNNLADTQRVKVYNQLALKHTPPQLSKIEHYTSLAIKLATQIKYPKGIVNAYEHLAYFAKNEANHAKAKNIFDQILTVSDQYQYIQGKISAFIGLGSVEVAQANYPTALQYYTKALKISKAQKLPSYTATVYNNIGILSANQGNYAKALEYYGKSLEIRKKEKSKANVASLYNNMATIHLRQGDYALSLQKHLKALQIRIKSNDQSNISASYNNISLVYVRQGDYEKAIEYQLKSLRLKEELGQKMLIATNYTNIGFVYSKQHQYDKALKYYFKALKIEQKKGDKRRLANCYDNIGEAYLAKKNYEKALGYLNKSLAMCLKLNEKSLASTVLVALGKTHLEQKKYEKAIQFLDRGVTLAKEIGKPATLQDGAETLAKVYKAKGDYKKAYEAHVVFKQMTDSLLNAANTKKITRLAANHEFQLEKDSLKIQQVALKAKFEKEKLTSSFRRNMSIVSLSALGLVLILAFLIYRSRQAQKRANGLLMQQKRALQDQKSALQRQKKELHQQGEELLTMNEELLQNQEEITAQRDDIEEKKSLLDIQHHQLTQSVRAALTIQQAILPATEHIARSFEEHFVVYHPKDVVSGDFYWLGTIDNKKVVGAIDCTGHGVPGAFMSMIGFTLLNDIVNTKKESDPAQILEMLRTRVPKVLKQSKSGDKNGMDAAFVVTEELENGQVELCFAGAKRPLWYVIPGSKTLGIIKGANVSIGFSSNNTRSIASHSMWCDKGTVFYIGSDGFADQNNEQRAKFGSHRLQQLIYKIHLHTMNAQKDILEQALSEHMKNTEQRDDILLLGLKV